The stretch of DNA CAACTCCATGTTGAGAAGTGGCCTGTCTAGATCCTCCTTATCAGCGAGAGACTCTGAGTCGACACTGACTTCTGATAGTCCGGTGTGCAGCCTCCTCCTGTGTTTGGGCTTCAGTGAGCGTAGGGAGTCAGCCTCGAATCCTGAATGTCTCTCGTCTATATCCAGAGTGAAAGTGGACTTTCTGGCTATTTTCAAGCTCCACAGAAGCAGAACAATGAGGCCGAATAGCATCACTCCTATTATGGTGTTGTACATTCCATGAGTGCATTTTGCCACCGTGCAGAAAGAAAAGTAGTCATCACTAAGTTCAGTGATGGCTTTCTGAGCCACAGAGCTTGGACTGGAGCAAGTGGGCTCCTTCAAAACAATAGCCCTGTTCTTCAGCAACCAGTTCCTCAGGTATTGGATTTGACAATCACAGTGGAAAGGGTTCTCAGACAAGGAGATGCGTTTCAGCCCAGTAAATCTGTCAAACAGGCCTGGAGACAATGAAGTGAGCCGGTTGTTCTGCAAATAGAGCTCCGTGGTTTCTGAGGGCAGATGGGGCACCTCCATGAGGTTTAAAGAGCTACAGTTGACTACTGGTCCAGCAGGACTGAGGCTCGAACAAAGGCAGGGATTAACAGTACTGTATGCTGCCAGGAGGTGGAAGACCACTAAGCTTATACTGGAGATCATCCTGTAAGATCAGAAAAAGGTCAAAGTATA from Archocentrus centrarchus isolate MPI-CPG fArcCen1 chromosome 7, fArcCen1, whole genome shotgun sequence encodes:
- the gp9 gene encoding platelet glycoprotein IX, which codes for MISSISLVVFHLLAAYSTVNPCLCSSLSPAGPVVNCSSLNLMEVPHLPSETTELYLQNNRLTSLSPGLFDRFTGLKRISLSENPFHCDCQIQYLRNWLLKNRAIVLKEPTCSSPSSVAQKAITELSDDYFSFCTVAKCTHGMYNTIIGVMLFGLIVLLLWSLKIARKSTFTLDIDERHSGFEADSLRSLKPKHRRRLHTGLSEVSVDSESLADKEDLDRPLLNMELLPQVLDVLHKKHNIKIKAT